The following coding sequences lie in one Cannabis sativa cultivar Pink pepper isolate KNU-18-1 chromosome 5, ASM2916894v1, whole genome shotgun sequence genomic window:
- the LOC115717213 gene encoding uncharacterized protein LOC115717213, with protein MAFFTGGRFRELLKKYGKVAMGVHFSVSAASISGLYVAINNNVDVESLLDKLHMGGVSSKDQVESNPSDEKFVLEDNVNGTSTTVIVEKEKTTRNRTAELAASSGGALALAVLCNKALFPIRVPITVALTPPIARFLARRKIIKSGI; from the coding sequence ATGGCTTTCTTCACCGGAGGACGATTCCGTGAGCTTTTAAAGAAATACGGCAAGGTAGCAATGGGAGTACACTTTTCTGTATCCGCCGCCTCCATTTCCGGTCTCTATGTCGCCATAAACAACAACGTCGACGTCGAATCACTTCTCGATAAATTACACATGGGCGGCGTTTCATCCAAAGACCAGGTCGAATCGAATCCATCCGATGAGAAATTTGTACTCGAAGATAATGTAAACGGGACATCAACGACGGTGATTGTAGAGAAAGAAAAGACGACGAGGAATCGGACGGCGGAACTGGCGGCTTCGAGTGGTGGTGCTCTTGCATTGGCTGTGCTTTGTAACAAGGCATTGTTCCCCATTCGAGTGCCGATAACGGTCGCGCTTACACCACCGATTGCTAGGTTCTTGGCTAGGAGGAAGATCATCAAGTCTGGTATATGA
- the LOC133038035 gene encoding uncharacterized protein LOC133038035, protein MLFSSWFEVGLVSWNTTEALEAGMVCWSVWTHRNDLVWNSKHHDVSEVVAMTKLNYVEWFNAQKLNVTDASLNWPTAVPVEQWTAPDFPFVKVNVDGALFSAQGRYGLGLIEISAAGLVLGARSLSREGSLQPHIVEAIGVKEALS, encoded by the coding sequence ATGTTGTTCTCGAGTTGGTTCGAAGTGGGTTTGGTATCGTGGAACACGACCGAGGCTCTTGAGGCTGGTATGGTCTGTTGGTCGGTTTGGACTCATCGTAACGATTTGGTTTGGAACTCCAAGCACCATGATGTGAGTGAGGTAGTGGCAATGACAAAGTTAAATTATGTTGAATGGTTTAATGCTCAAAAACTTAATGTCACAGATGCAAGCTTAAACTGGCCGACTGCAGTACCCGTGGAGCAATGGACAGCACCCGATTTCCCTTTTGTCAAAGTTAATGTGGATGGTGCACTTTTTTCTGCCCAAGGGCGGTATGGACTAGGCTTGATTGAAATTTCTGCTGCGGGGTTGGTCTTGGGGGCCAGAAGTTTATCTAGAGAAGGCTCTTTGCAACCTCATATTGTCGAAGCCATTGGTGTCAAGGAAGCTCTCTCTTGA
- the LOC115717081 gene encoding putative metallophosphoesterase At3g03305, which translates to MEKMAALTLIILLFSSSSFSISMAEKSDHVQGQQLYSFSNPNWQIQNQRVIDVKGGPDSVVWVVQLSDLHFSVHHPDRGLDFKKFVGPALSMINPSLVLITGDLTDGKSKDFLTMKLNEAEWVEYRDVMEDVVKRSKLEKNVFFDLRGNHDNFGVPMAGGSFDFFSKYSINGQLGRKKNVNSVTLQEAAGRKYLFVGVDSTLSVGLRGPTNLFGHPTDELLTELDMELSQWDSQSTRPVTKVTFGHFPISFSALSNSRKSLKDIFLNHSVSAYICGHLHTGFGKNLKRNHQSNHHYLSSHKFFQFNPHQVSFDRVRNCSIGASPVKEFWEWEMGDWRKSRAMRILAIDRGHVSYLDIDFKSGSKETIILPTFPLDSRFMSTSSSHQNYECKAIVPSSYETVRALVFSVSPIVSVVAKIYDSRSGNLNLIMETNMSKIVDNTSRGDLYIAPWNYRAFEDPSPDRYWLQIEAIDLKGKSTLTDLRPFSINGLNAKISWTWLEFKVMGCQWTLLYFPLLWSALCFMLSILIIPKSLLIFSNKRFTYKKFVSDKSFKNCIGWVLQELSMVHGVWFGMLGYLFYLVLFPWLVGKVFTDDDIRGYMTYMGWAVKSVNGSEKHEYIGFPDVMVVVIPHIVFVVFPSILVTGFLVAEKDIYREHYLSVTGKKDDNDGEEKSKSCVGMRWIRKFLFVVCLVILWMHFKSCMALVKAYEMNPILHFPVYCFIIPLLLTYVVYKTRNV; encoded by the exons ATGGAGAAAATGGCAGCTCTCACTCTCATCATACTACTcttctcctcttcttctttttctatttCCATGGCCGAAAAAAGTGACCATGTACAAGGACAACAACTGTATTCTTTCTCAAATCCCAATTGGCAAATCCAAAATCAACGAGTCATAGATGTGAAAGGAGGCCCAGATTCTGTGGTTTGGGTGGTTCAGCTCTCTGATCTCCACTTCAGTGTTCACCACCCAGATAGAGGTCTCGACTTCAAGAAATTTGTGGGTCCTGCTCTTTCCATGATCAACCCTTCTCTGGTTCTCATCACTGGTGATCTCACag ATGGCAAGAGCAAGGATTTTTTAACAATGAAGCTAAATGAGGCGGAGTGGGTGGAGTACCGGGATGTAATGGAAGACGTTGTGAAAAGGAGTAAACTTGAGAAAAACGTCTTCTTTGACCTCAGAGGGAATCATGATAACTTTGGTGTACCTATGGCTGGTGGTTCTTTCGATTTCTTTTCAAAATACAGCATTAATGGACAGCTAGGCCGGAAGAAAAATGTCAACAGTGTCACCCTCCAGGAG GCTGCAGGGCGAAAATATCTCTTTGTTGGAGTAGACAGCACGCTGTCCGTTGGTTTACGAGGTCCAACCAATCTTTTCGGGCATCCAACAGATGAACTACTAACTGAATTAGATATGGAACTTTCTCAATGGGATTCTCAATCAACAAGACCGGTAACAAAGGTTACCTTTGGACATTTTCCTATTTCATTCTCAGCGTTATCTAATTCCAGGAAGAGCCTTAAAGATATATTCCTGAATCATTCTGTATCAGCTTATATATGTGGTCATCTCCATACAGGGTTTGGTAAAAATTTGAAGCGAAATCATCAATCGAATCACCATTATTTATCCTCACATAAGTTTTTTCAGTTTAACCCACACCAAGTATCTTTTGATAGAGTCAGAAATTGTTCAATTGGAGCCTCGCCCGTCAAAGAATTCTGGGAGTGGGAGATGGGTGATTGGAGGAAGAGTAGAGCCATGAGAATTTTGGCCATTGATAGAGGTCatgtttcttatcttgataTTGACTTTAAGTCTGGAAGCAAAGAAACTATTATTTTGCCAACTTTTCCTTTAGATTCACGTTTCATGTCAACATCTTCGTCGCATCAAAACTATGAATGCAAAGCTATCGTCCCTTCTTCTTACGAGACGGTTAGAGCGCTTGTGTTTTCTGTGTCTCCGATTGTTTCAGTTGTGGCTAAGATATATGACTCAAGATCTGGAAATCTAAATCTGATCATGGAAACAAATATGAGCAAGATTGTTGATAACACTTCTAGGGGGGATCTTTATATTGCCCCATGGAACTATAGAGCTTTCGAGGACCCATCTCCGGATAGATATTGGTTGCAAATAGAGGCAATTGATCTCAAGGGAAAGTCAACTTTGACTGATCTCAGGCCATTTTCTATAAATGGTCTTAATGCTAAGATCTCATGGACTTGGTTGGAATTTAAAGTCATGGGATGTCAATGGACGCTCCTGTATTTCCCATTACTGTGGTCTGCTCTGTGTTTCATGCTGTCCATTCTCATTATCCCGAAATCTTtgcttattttttcaaataagcGTTTCACTTATAAGAAATTTGTTTCTGATAAAAGCTTCAAAAATTGTATAGGATGGGTTCTGCAGGAACTTTCAATGGTTCATGGAGTATGGTTTGGCATGTTAGGATACTTATTTTACCTTGTATTGTTCCCATGGTTGGTTGGAAAAGTTTTTACAGATGATGATATTAGGGGATACATGACTTACATGGGTTGGGCAGTTAAATCTGTCAATGGGAGTGAGAAACATGAATATATTGGATTTCCAGATGTAATGGTTGTAGTTATTCCCCATATTGTATTTGTGGTTTTTCCTTCTATTTTGGTCACTGGATTTTTGGTTGCTGAGAAAGATATCTATAGGGAACATTATTTATCTGTAACAGGAAAGAAAGATGACAATGatggtgaagaaaaatcaaaatcttGTGTTGGAATGCGGTGGATCCGAAAATTTCTTTTCGTTGTTTGCTTGGTAATCTTATGGATGCATTTTAAG AGCTGCATGGCGCTTGTTAAAGCGTATGAGATGAATCCAATCCTTCATTTTCCAGTATATTGCTTCATAATCCCTCTACTATTGACTTATGTTGTCTACAAAACTAGAAATGTATAG